One Nicotiana sylvestris chromosome 12, ASM39365v2, whole genome shotgun sequence genomic window carries:
- the LOC138883949 gene encoding uncharacterized mitochondrial protein AtMg00810-like — MKDLGPLHFFLGIEVTYFTGGIHLNQSKYTAELLSKTSMALAKPISTPLAQKHGLQEAVDNPVDVSLYRSIVGSLHYLTLTRPDIAHAVNLARANCVSWISKKQHTVARSSAEAEYRALASTTVEMTWITYILNDIGVHLKTAPTLFCDNLSALCIIVNSFQHNMLEIGAPMYELPAYYAGTPVYYAFNIGNMRGDELFLVVGKSNAFIRLFMRGRRPNIDGLSYMGLES; from the exons ATGAAGGATCTTGGCCCTTTGCACTTCTTCTTAGGTATTGAGGTCACCTACTTTACTGGAGGCATTCATCTGAATCAGAGTAAGTATACTGCAGAATTACTTTCCAAGACTAGCATGGCACTTGCTAAGCCAATAAGCACACCTCTAGCACAGAAGCATGGTCTACAAGAAGCTGTGGATAATCCAGTTGATGTTTCACTATACAGAAGTATTGTTGGTAGTCTGCATTATTTGACTCTCACAAGGCCAGACATAGCTCATGCAGTAAATTTAGCAA GAGCTAACTGCGTATCTTGGATATCCAAGAAGCAACACACAGTGGCAAGGTCTAGTGCAGAAGCTGAGTATAGAGCGCTAGCCTCGACAACAGTTGAAATGACATGGATAACCTACATTCTCAATGACATTGGGGTTCACTTAAAAACTGCACCAACTTTGTTTTGTGATAACTTGAGTGCACTATGTATAATAGTCAATTCG ttccagcataatatgctggagattggggcacctatgtatgaacttccagcatattatgctggaactccagtgtATTATGCT ttCAATATCGGAAACATGAGAGGAGATGAACTCTTTTTGGTTGTGGGGAAAAGCAATGCATTCATAAGGCTTTTTATGAGGGGTAGGAGGCCCAATATCGATGGGCTTTCATATATGGGCTTGGAGTCTTGA